One genomic region from Nymphaea colorata isolate Beijing-Zhang1983 chromosome 10, ASM883128v2, whole genome shotgun sequence encodes:
- the LOC116262969 gene encoding probable carboxylesterase 12, whose amino-acid sequence MDPSQELDQEVPEYLRIYKDGRVERLKGNERVPPSNDHHATGVSSKDVLINPETGLSARIYLPPLSGNHRSPLLVYFHGGGFCIESAFSPLYHNYINSLVTESGAVAVSVDYRLAPEHPVPTSHHDCWEAFQWVVSQTGPGAEPWIADHADLGRVVVAGDSAGGNLAYHVAMRAGGASAALGSGRALEDPVKLQGVILVHPFFWSSARLGCETSEVVALIQAFWKAACPANIGDDDPILNPLAVGSPPLSGLGCRSVLVAIAGKDGMRDRDWWFNEALTGSGWKGEAEVEGEEHVFHLFKPEKEKARLLLKLFASFINRAG is encoded by the coding sequence ATGGATCCCTCCCAAGAGTTGGACCAGGAGGTTCCTGAATATCTCCGTATCTACAAAGATGGCCGCGTAGAGAGGCTGAAGGGCAACGAGAGGGTCCCTCCCTCCAACGACCATCATGCCACCGGCGTCTCCTCCAAGGACGTCCTCATCAACCCCGAAACCGGCCTTTCCGCCCGCATTTACCTCCCCCCACTTTCCGGCAACCACCGCAGTCCACTCTTAGTCTACTTTCATGGTGGTGGCTTCTGCATCGAGTCTGCCTTCTCCCCTCTCTACCACAACTACATCAACTCCCTTGTCACCGAGTCCGGTGCCGTTGCCGTCTCCGTCGACTACCGCCTGGCTCCGGAGCATCCCGTCCCCACCTCCCACCACGACTGTTGGGAAGCCTTCCAGTGGGTGGTGTCCCAAACAGGGCCTGGTGCTGAGCCGTGGATCGCTGATCATGCCGACTTGGGCCGCGTCGTGGTTGCTGGAGACAGCGCCGGCGGCAACCTCGCCTACCATGTGGCCATGCGTGCCGGCGGCGCCTCTGCAGCGCTTGGATCTGGTCGAGCCCTTGAAGATCCGGTAAAGCTTCAAGGAGTCATTTTGGTGCACCCTTTCTTCTGGTCCTCTGCTCGCCTCGGTTGCGAGACATCAGAGGTTGTGGCGCTCATACAAGCATTTTGGAAGGCGGCATGCCCTGCGAACATCGGAGATGACGACCCAATCCTTAACCCGCTGGCGGTCGGTTCGCCACCGCTCTCTGGGCTGGGGTGCCGGTCCGTGTTGGTAGCCATCGCTGGGAAGGACGGCATGCGGGACCGTGACTGGTGGTTCAACGAGGCCTTGACCGGCAGCGGGTGGAAGGGCGAGGCAGAGGTGGAGGGGGAGGAACACGTCTTCCACCTCTTCAAACCGGAGAAGGAGAAGGCGAGGTTGCTGCTAAAACTATTTGCTTCGTTCATCAACCGCGCAGGTTGA
- the LOC116262185 gene encoding 2-hydroxyisoflavanone dehydratase-like has translation MDSSAELIAEVPGFIRLHKDGWVERLNGNERVPPSTDHHTTGVSLKDILIDPETALSARLYLPPLSGNHHRRPLLPWWWLLQRWAVRQTRPGTEPWIANHADLSHIMVAGDSAGANLIHHVAMRAGGTSAVHGSGPPVEDLVKIQGTLLVHPYFWSSTILDGELPVLAARVELIWKLACPASPGVDDPIMNPLAVGSLSLSGLGCRRVLVAIAGKDFLRGRGRWFYEALTARGWKGEAEVEEVEGEEHVFHLFRPEDEKAKLLLKRFASFINSE, from the exons ATGGATTCCTCCGCAGAGTTGATAGCCGAAGTCCCTGGATTCATTCGGCTCCATAAGGACGGCTGGGTAGAGAGGCTGAACGGCAACGAGAGGGTCCCTCCCTCCACCGACCATCATACCACCGGTGTCTCCTTAAAGGACATCCTCATCGACCCTGAGACTGCCCTCTCCGCCCGCCTCTACCTCCCCCCACTTTCCGGCAACCATCACCGGCGGCCTCTACTTCCATGGTGGTGGCTTCTTCAGCGG TGGGCGGTGCGCCAGACTAGACCAGGCACTGAGCCGTGGATCGCCAATCATGCCGACCTCAGCCACATCATGGTCGCTGGCGACAGCGCCGGTGCCAACCTCATCCACCATGTAGCCATGAGAGCAGGCGGCACATCTGCAGTTCATGGATCGGGTCCGCCAGTCGAAGACCTGGTGAAGATCCAGGGGACCCTTCTGGTCCATCCATACTTCTGGTCGTCGACTATCCTCGACGGCGAGTTGCCGGTGTTGGCAGCACGTGTAGAGTTGATATGGAAGTTGGCGTGCCCTGCCAGCCCTGGAGTCGACGACCCCATTATGAATCCGCTAGCGGTTGGCTCGCTGTCCCTCTCTGGGCTGGGATGCAGGCGCGTGTTGGTAGCCATTGCTGGAAAGGACTTCCTGCGGGGCCGCGGCCGGTGGTTCTATGAAGCCTTGACTGCTAGAGGTTGGAAGGGTgaggcggaggtggaggaggtgGAAGGGGAGGAACACGTTTTTCATCTGTTCAGGCCAGAGGATGAGAAGGCGAAGTTGCTGCTCAAGCGATTTGCTTCGTTCATCAACAGTGAGTGA